A genomic region of Antennarius striatus isolate MH-2024 chromosome 4, ASM4005453v1, whole genome shotgun sequence contains the following coding sequences:
- the gtse1 gene encoding G2 and S phase-expressed protein 1 isoform X2, with translation MDRRANSDDLCFLPDEKFDFDVSLSPASFKGDEDEDEVFVGPVGHKESCVSVGVASWSQLTGDQLEFVCQEAQRLANQLQNGELRRDEAAAHKAIDITAEGEEFVQDSDAKLHALCPSAAAVSPIKRQTFCVQDSPLKQLPPAVQQRLLRTHSARTAPPVRPANGASSTRPANGASSTRPANGAPSTRPANGAPSSRRSSSTSFARPAASSRLNTSSPMAAVRAGLRGKATLGVGAVLPNRPTAPTTSCLDGRSTAEKTRLQPPNRVGGVRRRSPASRPSGRAESSEEPVSDSASVASDISDSSLNSSVQGKHALAPPTQAAGRKLSGVKTPVLQGRRVTDRKNTSSSSSSMSSFNSSMSVSPAKGKLNSSLSASVGPAPSSVSRPVNGPRPRRSALDSTSDPACSASSRRSLSAQVRKTHEVERVKAVKATPLKRAEATPLQPTSAKKAVIPSSASSRPQVALKVKSKPEALITPTAAGADDASKMVKPKRLMSAGSVDRFPQKSSSGPLTPSSGSCRSLQVRPRRPSALPTPVKRRMSSIPVATPTKQIQPLAARTSPGADSTPGSALTRRQRSLSPAPTGSQEVEPIDAPDIQPFCLEEEEEPPAAPPCSPTQPEELEEKNSGTGGQEEVESNKNLMELEPVEDSNKTHEVLLLDLPAPALQPQEKLLIDLTNTPDLIRTSNKSCTSSQLIDLSSPLIKWSPEDRRENVAPLINLSF, from the exons ATGGACCGTCGAGCTAACAGTGACG ATCTCTGCTTTCTACCCGATGAGAAGTTTGACTTTGACGTCTCCCTCTCACCTGCCAG CTTCAAAGGTGACGAAGATGAAGACGAGGTGTTCGTGGGTCCGGTCGGCCATAAGGAGAGTTGTGTctctgtgggcgtggcctcgtGGAGTCAGCTGACGGGGGATCAGCTGGAGTTCGTGTGTCAGGAAGCACAAAGACTCGCCAACCAGCTGCAGAACGGCGAGCTGAGGCGCGACGAGGCTGCCGCCCACAAGGCCATTGACATCACAGCTGAAGGGGAGGAGTTTGTCCAGGACTCCGACGCCAAGTTACACGCGTTGTGTCCGAGCGCCGCCGCCGTAAGCCCCATAAAACGCCAGACCTTCTGCGTGCAGGACAGCCCCCTGAAGCAGCTGCCCCCGGCGGTCCAGCAGCGCCTCCTCAGGACGCACAGCGCCAGGACGGCGCCCCCAGTCCGCCCAGCCAATGGGGCGTCATCCACCCGCCCAGCCAATGGGGCGTCATCCACCCGCCCAGCCAATGGGGCGCCATCCACCCGCCCAGCCAATGGGGCGCCATCCTCTCGAcgttcctcctccacttccttcgCCCGCCCAGCTGCATCCAGCAGACTCAACACCTCCAGCCCGATGGCGGCGGTCAGGGCGGGGCTACGGGGTAAAGCCACGCTGGGCGTTGGCGCCGTGTTGCCCAACAGACCAACCGCCccgacaacttcctgtttggacgGCAGGAGCACGGCGGAGAAGACCCGACTGCAGCCCCCCAACAGG gTGGGCGGGGTTCGTAGGCGGAGCCCGGCCTCTCGCCCCTCAGGCAGGGCGGAGTCAAGTGAGGAGCCCGTCTCCGATTCGGCGAGCGTTGCGTCCGACATCAGCGACTCCTCCCTCAACTCCAGTGTGCAGGGAAAACACGCCTTAGCTCCGCCCACCCAG GCGGCGGGGAGGAAGCTCTCAGGGGTAAAAACTCCGGTCCTCCAGGGCAGGAGGGTGACGGACAGGAAGAACacgtcctcctcctcgtcctccatGTCCAGCTTCAACTCCAGCATGTCTGTGTCTCCTGCTAAAG GTAAACTGAACTCTTCTTTGAGCGCCTCCgtcggccccgcccccagcagcGTCAGCCGACCCGTGAATGGCCCCCGCCCGCGGCGCTCTGCCCTGGACTCCACCTCCGACCCAGCATGCTCCGCCTCCAGCCGCCGTTCGCTGTCGGCGCAGGTCAGGAAGACGCACGAGGTGGAACGCGTCAAGGCTGTGAAGGCCACGCCTCTAAAGAGAGCAGAGGCCACGCCCCTCCAGCCAACGTCTGCCAAGAAAGCTGTGATCcctagctccgcctccagccgACCTCAGGTCGCACTGAAGGTCAAATCCAAACCCGAGGCTCTGATCACGCCCACGGCCGCTGGAGCAGACG ATGCCTCAAAGATGGTGAAGCCCAAGAGGCTGATGTCAGCGGGCAGCGTGGACCG gttTCCTCAGAAGTCCTCCTCTGGTCCTCTGACGCCATCTTCTGGCAGCTGCAGGTCACTGCAGGTCAGGCCTCGCCGTCCGTCTGCGTTACCAACGCCTGTGAAGCGCAGGATGTCCTCCATCCCTGTTGCCACGCCCACCAAGCAAATTCAGCCCCTAGCAGCGCGAACATCACCTGGCGCTGACTCCACCCCTGGCTCCGCCTTAACCAGGAGACAGAGGAGCCTCAG CCCCGCCCCAACAGGCTCACAGGAGGTGGAGCCTATCGATGCCCCAGACATCCAGCCCTTctgcctggaggaggaggaggagccaccTGCTGCCCCACCCTGCAGCCCGACGCAACCTgaggagctagaggagaagAATTCTGGGACTGGGggtcaggaggaggtggagtctAACAAGAACCTGATGGAACTGGAACCTGTAGAAGACAGCAACAAGACgcatgag gttctcctgctGGATCTTCCGGCTCCGGCTCTGCAGCCTCAGGAGAAGCTGCTGATCGACCTGACCAACACGCCCGACCTGATCCGGACCAGCAACAAGTCCTGCACCTCATCTCAG CTGATTGACCTGAGCTCTCCACTCATCAAGTGGAGTCCAGAAGACAGGAGGGAGAACGTGGCTCCACTCATCAATCTGTCCTTCTGA
- the gtse1 gene encoding G2 and S phase-expressed protein 1 isoform X1 — protein sequence MDRRANSDDLCFLPDEKFDFDVSLSPASFKGDEDEDEVFVGPVGHKESCVSVGVASWSQLTGDQLEFVCQEAQRLANQLQNGELRRDEAAAHKAIDITAEGEEFVQDSDAKLHALCPSAAAVSPIKRQTFCVQDSPLKQLPPAVQQRLLRTHSARTAPPVRPANGASSTRPANGASSTRPANGAPSTRPANGAPSSRRSSSTSFARPAASSRLNTSSPMAAVRAGLRGKATLGVGAVLPNRPTAPTTSCLDGRSTAEKTRLQPPNRVGGVRRRSPASRPSGRAESSEEPVSDSASVASDISDSSLNSSVQGKHALAPPTQAAGRKLSGVKTPVLQGRRVTDRKNTSSSSSSMSSFNSSMSVSPAKGKLNSSLSASVGPAPSSVSRPVNGPRPRRSALDSTSDPACSASSRRSLSAQVRKTHEVERVKAVKATPLKRAEATPLQPTSAKKAVIPSSASSRPQVALKVKSKPEALITPTAAGADDASKMVKPKRLMSAGSVDRFPQKSSSGPLTPSSGSCRSLQVRPRRPSALPTPVKRRMSSIPVATPTKQIQPLAARTSPGADSTPGSALTRRQRSLSPAPTGSQEVEPIDAPDIQPFCLEEEEEPPAAPPCSPTQPEELEEKNSGTGGQEEVESNKNLMELEPVEDSNKTHEVLLLDLPAPALQPQEKLLIDLTNTPDLIRTSNKSCTSSQQLIDLSSPLIKWSPEDRRENVAPLINLSF from the exons ATGGACCGTCGAGCTAACAGTGACG ATCTCTGCTTTCTACCCGATGAGAAGTTTGACTTTGACGTCTCCCTCTCACCTGCCAG CTTCAAAGGTGACGAAGATGAAGACGAGGTGTTCGTGGGTCCGGTCGGCCATAAGGAGAGTTGTGTctctgtgggcgtggcctcgtGGAGTCAGCTGACGGGGGATCAGCTGGAGTTCGTGTGTCAGGAAGCACAAAGACTCGCCAACCAGCTGCAGAACGGCGAGCTGAGGCGCGACGAGGCTGCCGCCCACAAGGCCATTGACATCACAGCTGAAGGGGAGGAGTTTGTCCAGGACTCCGACGCCAAGTTACACGCGTTGTGTCCGAGCGCCGCCGCCGTAAGCCCCATAAAACGCCAGACCTTCTGCGTGCAGGACAGCCCCCTGAAGCAGCTGCCCCCGGCGGTCCAGCAGCGCCTCCTCAGGACGCACAGCGCCAGGACGGCGCCCCCAGTCCGCCCAGCCAATGGGGCGTCATCCACCCGCCCAGCCAATGGGGCGTCATCCACCCGCCCAGCCAATGGGGCGCCATCCACCCGCCCAGCCAATGGGGCGCCATCCTCTCGAcgttcctcctccacttccttcgCCCGCCCAGCTGCATCCAGCAGACTCAACACCTCCAGCCCGATGGCGGCGGTCAGGGCGGGGCTACGGGGTAAAGCCACGCTGGGCGTTGGCGCCGTGTTGCCCAACAGACCAACCGCCccgacaacttcctgtttggacgGCAGGAGCACGGCGGAGAAGACCCGACTGCAGCCCCCCAACAGG gTGGGCGGGGTTCGTAGGCGGAGCCCGGCCTCTCGCCCCTCAGGCAGGGCGGAGTCAAGTGAGGAGCCCGTCTCCGATTCGGCGAGCGTTGCGTCCGACATCAGCGACTCCTCCCTCAACTCCAGTGTGCAGGGAAAACACGCCTTAGCTCCGCCCACCCAG GCGGCGGGGAGGAAGCTCTCAGGGGTAAAAACTCCGGTCCTCCAGGGCAGGAGGGTGACGGACAGGAAGAACacgtcctcctcctcgtcctccatGTCCAGCTTCAACTCCAGCATGTCTGTGTCTCCTGCTAAAG GTAAACTGAACTCTTCTTTGAGCGCCTCCgtcggccccgcccccagcagcGTCAGCCGACCCGTGAATGGCCCCCGCCCGCGGCGCTCTGCCCTGGACTCCACCTCCGACCCAGCATGCTCCGCCTCCAGCCGCCGTTCGCTGTCGGCGCAGGTCAGGAAGACGCACGAGGTGGAACGCGTCAAGGCTGTGAAGGCCACGCCTCTAAAGAGAGCAGAGGCCACGCCCCTCCAGCCAACGTCTGCCAAGAAAGCTGTGATCcctagctccgcctccagccgACCTCAGGTCGCACTGAAGGTCAAATCCAAACCCGAGGCTCTGATCACGCCCACGGCCGCTGGAGCAGACG ATGCCTCAAAGATGGTGAAGCCCAAGAGGCTGATGTCAGCGGGCAGCGTGGACCG gttTCCTCAGAAGTCCTCCTCTGGTCCTCTGACGCCATCTTCTGGCAGCTGCAGGTCACTGCAGGTCAGGCCTCGCCGTCCGTCTGCGTTACCAACGCCTGTGAAGCGCAGGATGTCCTCCATCCCTGTTGCCACGCCCACCAAGCAAATTCAGCCCCTAGCAGCGCGAACATCACCTGGCGCTGACTCCACCCCTGGCTCCGCCTTAACCAGGAGACAGAGGAGCCTCAG CCCCGCCCCAACAGGCTCACAGGAGGTGGAGCCTATCGATGCCCCAGACATCCAGCCCTTctgcctggaggaggaggaggagccaccTGCTGCCCCACCCTGCAGCCCGACGCAACCTgaggagctagaggagaagAATTCTGGGACTGGGggtcaggaggaggtggagtctAACAAGAACCTGATGGAACTGGAACCTGTAGAAGACAGCAACAAGACgcatgag gttctcctgctGGATCTTCCGGCTCCGGCTCTGCAGCCTCAGGAGAAGCTGCTGATCGACCTGACCAACACGCCCGACCTGATCCGGACCAGCAACAAGTCCTGCACCTCATCTCAG CAGCTGATTGACCTGAGCTCTCCACTCATCAAGTGGAGTCCAGAAGACAGGAGGGAGAACGTGGCTCCACTCATCAATCTGTCCTTCTGA